Below is a window of Desmonostoc muscorum LEGE 12446 DNA.
CCCAGTTAGAGTTTGTCATTCCCGCCCGTGGTTTGATTGGCTTCCGGGGTGAATTCATGCGGATGACTCGTGGTGAAGGCATCATGAACCACAGCTTCCTAGACTACCGTCAACTCAGTGGCGACATTGAAGCCCGTAACAAAGGCGTTTTAATCTCCTTTGAAGAAGGCGTTTCTACCTTCTACGCCATGAAGAACGCCGAAGATAGAGGAGCATTCTTTATCACTCCCGGCACTAAAGTTTACAGAGGCATGATTGTCGGCGAACACAATCGTCCCCAAGACTTGGAACTGAATGTTTGTAAAACCAAGCAGTTAACCAATCACCGTGCTGCTGGTGGCGATGAATTAGTGCAACTGCAAGCACCGATAGACATGAGCTTAGAGCGTGCTTTGGAATACATTGGCCCAGATGAATTGGTGGAAGTTACACCTAAATCGATTCGTCTGCGGAAGATGTCGAAGAAGTTAGCGAAACGGTAAGTAAAGCAATAACTTAATTAATTTAGAAAGCCCACATCAGTGGGCTTTTTATTTTGTTATTTAAATGCATCAGATGCGTGACGCAGCAACCTGAGTCTATTAAATTTTTATATATTACGTAATGACATGTTTCATAAACTACTGTTATAACTGAGTAAGCTACGCAAGTAGCACAATTGTATTATCAAGTTTTACCTCATGCATCTTAAGACAGTATTCATCCGCTTCTATAAATCCTTCAATGACGACTTCCTGAGAAAGCATAATAACAGAGTGAAGCCTAAACCTTGGGAACTGATAGGCACTGCTTTCTACCCATATATTGAAGTTCCCATCGAATCCAAAATTACAACAATTGTTGGTGCAAATGAATCTGGAAAGTCTCACTTGCTAACCGCTATTGAAAAGGCTATGTCTGGTAAAGATATTGAGCGGAGTGATTTCTGCCGTTATTCTCCTTTTTTCACTGTTAAACAGAATGAATTAAAATACCCTGACTTTGGTTCCGAATGGTCTAGTCTTTCTAAACTTGAAGATGCAAGTATAAGAAAAATCATAGAAATTCCTGAGAGCGTTATTTTTGATCGATTTTTAATATTTCGTAATAATGTTAATAATTTAACTATCTATTTACCTGAAAAAGGAGATTACAGACCATATAGAATTGGACAAAAACAAGCCATTGAGTTAGAAAAATTACTCCCTAGAGCATTTAGAATCGAGTCTAGTGTTGCGCTTCCGTCAAGTGTTCCCATTAAAAAATTAGTTCAGTTGGGTCAAGAAAACTATTCGGGTGGTAGAAAATTTGAACTTCTGGATCGAGAACAAAGAAGCAAAATAGTAGATGCACTTGATGTTTTTAGTGATAATCCAGAATTGATTACTAAAGTTCGCGTTCTTTGGGGTGAAAAGAGGGAAGAAATTGATCGTGAAGCAGTTGAGACAATAAAATCGATTGTTTTAGCACTTGATGAAGTGAGTTTTAGTAATAAAGAGAAGGAAAAAAGAGAAAAAGAATTCAATTTAGCTTACAAATTAATCTGTAAAATTGCCAAGGTTGATATCAAGGCTTTACTTGATTTGGCTAAGGCGATTAAAGATGGAATGCAAGGTTATGCAAATGGAATCATTGAGGATATAAATCGCCAATTAGCGATTAATTTAAATTTTCCTACCTATTGGGTTCAGGATCGCAACTTCTGTTTAAAAGTTATGGCAAGAGACTATGACTTAGTTTTTACCATAACTGATAGAACAGGAACTGAATATTCATTTAATGAAAGGAGCCAAGGATTACGATACTTTCTTAGCTACTACATTGAGTATCGATCTCACGAACCTTATCCAAATCAAACTGAGATATTGTTGATGGATGAGCCAGATGCTTACTTATCTAGTCAAGCTCAACAAGACTTACTTAAAGTATTTGACTTGTTTGCAAGTCCCGAACCAAGCTCACATTTAACTCATCCAGTTCAGGTAGTCTATGTAACTCACTCTCCTTTTTTAATTGATAAGAATCATTCTGAGCGCATTCGAGTCTTGCAGAAAGGAAATGAGGATGAAGGAACACGCGTAGTCAAAGATTTTGCCCAAAACCGTTATGAACCTCTAAGGTCTTCTATTGGCCCTCATATCGGTGAAACGGTTTTCATTGGAAATTGTAATTTAATGGTTGAAGGTATTGGTGATCAAATTCTTATTGCAGGAGCCGCAACATATCTTCGAGCCAATGGTGTATCTAGTTTAGAAACTTTAGATTTAAACCAAATCACGATTGTTGATTCAGGGGGAGCCACACAAATTTCTTACATGGTGTATCTAGCCTGTGGAAGGCATGTAGAGCAAATTGCAGTTATTGTTCTATTGGACAGTGATCAGAGTGGTAATGATGCTAAGAAGCAATTATTAGGTAAAGGCGGTCAACATAGAAGACCTTTACTTAAAGAAAAATTTATTCTTCAACTTGCTGATCTTAAAGAAGAGTTCTGCTTACTAACTGACAATATAACAGCAAAGATTGAAATTGAAGATATTATTTCTTTGCCAATTTGTATCCAAGCAACAAAGCTTTATTTGCAAGAGTTCCTTCAAGTAGATGAAACGGAGCTTTTATTCCTGACTGAAGACTTAATATCAGGCAAAATTGCTGGTCAAACTATTCTTGATGCTATAGAAGAAACTTTAAAAGACTTTCCTGAAAAAGACTTAAAAATTAGTAAGGCTGGTTTTGCTCGAAATATTATTCGAGTAGTAAATGAGTGGTCACGGAAACGAGATTCACTGGATGAACGTGAACTCGACGCACTTAAGAATTTTGAGCATAACTTCAAAATTTTGTTTAAGAAGTTGAACGTTATGCAGCGCAGTGCCCAGCAGAGGTTAACAGATGAAAGGCTGTCACAAAAAATAGAACGTTTAAAGAAGAACTTTATTGCACTTCATCCTATCTCTGCCAGACGTGAGCATGGTGTTATTTTGCTTGATGAGATTGAGGGAATATTAGAAAGCAATATAGAGAATGAGGCAATTAAGGAAATTGAAGCAATTAAGAATGCAATCCAAAATTTGCGTCGTGATTACAAGCTTGATATTGACATGAGTAAAACAATTCATGATTATACTGGGTTTCAGGTGGGCTTAGAAAGAATTAAGTATGCAGGGCTTTTAGCTAGTCAAGAAGAAACTCCCGATGAGGCTCAAGCAGAAAATTCAGCTATTTCTGAAGAAGTTCTTGAAGAGGTACAAACAGATAAGCTGATTGTGGATGGGGAAGCAAAATTGATTAATGAGCAAGTACCTACCGTCTCTAAGGTAGAAACTGCTGAAGTTTCTGGTAATTCTGCAAGTTCCAGCAAAAGAAGGAAGTCCAACCCCCGCTAGTAATATGGTGAAAATCCTGTAAAATCAAGATATGAAATTCGAGTGGGATCAGCAAAAGAATCAAGCAAATATTGCAAAGCACGGACTTGATTTTGCAGACACGCCCCGAGTGTTCAATCTACCACTCCGTATTTCTCTAGATGAACGTCAAGACTATGGCAAAGAGTATGTCACAATTCAGGCAGGGATTGGTAGAGGTGAACGCGATGCCCCCATTACTTGACCGAACTACCGACCAACGTATTGTCCATTATGGGACGTGGGAACAGTTCAAGTTCATCCAAAAAGGTTTTGACGGTTCTCCTGGTGTGCGGCTGTTTTACTATGACGATACAATTGAGATTCTCATGCCAGGACGTGAACATGAAATTTTTGCCAGTATCATCGGTTATTTAGTAACAACCTTTCTCGTTGAAAAAGGCATTTTCTTTCAGCCAACCCGATCAATGACTCAGGAAAAAGAAGGAGTTGTCTCGGTTCAAGCGGACGAGTCCTACTGCATTGGCAGCGCTAAACCGATTCCAGATTTGTCCATCGAAGTCGTTTTTACCAGTGGTGGTATCAGCAAGTTAGAGCGCTATAAAGCTCTGGGAGTACCGGAAGTGTGGTTTTGGGAAGATGGGCAGTTAACGCTCTATCATCTGCATGACGGCAGCTATGAACGTGTCGATCGCAGTCAACTACCCGGACTCAATGACCTTGATTTGGATTTACTCAGACGCTACATTTTGATAGCTGAGACTGATGCTGGAGAAGCTATTAGAGCATTTCGTCGAGAGATTTAACGCTGCTTTAATTTCACAAAAATTCAGATAAGACTGATATTTTTAAGATAAATAATTGTCATCCAATAATTGTGCAAGAGTGTAAGGACATTTTTCTGCAAAAATCGTTAAATCGGTTTTAACTTGGACAAAATCAACCGCACTTTGATAAATATTCTCTAAATCATCCTGTAATTTATTCATTAAATTAGTGGTTAGATGATTATTTAAGTCATATCTAAAAGTTTTTATTTCTCCAAGCCAATGACGATAGTTTCTTTCATATTCTACCTGCCAGTATTGGAGTAATAATATATGAATAATAATTTGCCTTAAAAGACTTTTTGCTTTAGCTAAATCTCTTTTCCCCAAACTGATTAATTCCTCAATTAAGTTTTCTAAATCAAGTTGGTTAAATTGTTTTTGTTTTAATAATTCAATAGTTTGTTCTAGCCATAAATTTTCATCGGTTTCATAGAGTTTTTTTAAATTGGTAGTAATTGTCATATTTTTACCTTCTACCTAACATTCCATAAATTAATCATATACATTTATCCTGCTTCTTAGAAACTTATAGATGAAAGCAGACAAGAGTACTTACTTGAGAAACTTGCCCGTAGGCGTAGCCCGTCATAGACATCACCAAACCATTCACTAAACCTCTAGAAGACTGTGAATTTCGGGTGGTGTTGGGTTAAAAAAGAAACTATGAAAATCATCAAACCCATCACCAACTTTTTAGAAACCCGCGCCAGTGCCCCTGCATACGGCGGTTGGGTGCTAGCGGCAACGGCTATTTGTTTTTTTGGCGCAGGTATCAATACGATGGCTGGTTGGCTGTACGCCATTAGCGGCATCAGTTTTGCCCTTTTGGGTGTAGCAGCCATCTTACCAGCGCGATCGCTCACAAATCTATCCATCACCCGCCGCCCCATTCAACCTGTATCAGCAGGCGATGAACTGAGGGTGGAATTAGAAATCTGCAATCAGACACAGCAGCCTGTAGGTTTGCTGCAAGTAGAGGATATACTGCCTTTCGTCTTAGGCAAACCAGTACAAAAGGCGATCGAGACAATTCCTAGCCAAGGTAGTTACCGCTGGGTATACTACCACCCTACCCAACGCCGGGGCGTCTATCGCTGGCACACAGTCGAACTCGGTTCTGGTGCGCCTTTGGGGTTATTTTGGTGTCGTCGTCAGCGTGATTGTGCTGCCACAGCGATCGTCTATCCTACAGTATTACCCTTGGCTACCTGCCCCCTAGTGGATGAAATGGGGCAAGAAGAAAGCAAAAGAAGCGATTCCCGTGGTAAACCCTTGCAGACAGCGACAACGGGACTAGTGCGATCGCTACGTCCCTACCGCGTTGGAGATCCCACCCGTCTGATTCACTGGCGAACTAGCGCCCGTTACGGAGAACTACGAGTGCGGGAGTTAGAAGTGGTGACTGGGGGACAAGAGATAGTTATTGCCCTTGACAGCGCTAGTAATTGGCAAGAAGAAGACTTTGAACAAGCAGTAATTGCCGCAGCATCATTGTATTTTTATGCACAAAAACAGCAATTACAGGTGCAACTGTGGACAGCAGCCACAGGTTTAATGAAAGGAGAGCGCTTTGTTTTAGAAACCCTAGCAGCAACCGCTACCTTAGAAGATGCCAGCACAGTAGTTCCCAAAAGTCATCCCTTGATTTGGCTAACTCAAAACTCCCTGAGTCTTTCTACTCTGCCTCAAGGTAGTCGCTGGGTTTTGTGGCAGAATATTACCTCGCCACCAGAACAACAGGTAATCAATTGGGAGCATCCTGGTATAGTATTGCAAAGCGATCGCCCACTACAACCTCAACTGCAAAAAACAATAGGGCATGGGGCATAAGAGGTAAGGGGGCAGAGGAGCGGAGGGGCAAAGGGGAAAGATTGCAGCAACTTCTCCTCCACCCCCCTGTTCCCTCACTCCCCCCAAGTTAAATTTCTGTGATTTCCTAGATTGTCTCTGATCCCAGCACACCCGACATATAAGCCTTTGCTCAAAGGTAAAACAATATGAGCAACTAAGGTTGGGGAAATACACCCAGTAATCCCCTAGTGCGACTGAGGTACAATGCAAAGAAATATTTAAATTATGAGTGCCCGATCCACATGATCACATCAGAAGTTAACACAAAATCCAGCGATAAAAGCCTAGAGGCAATGCGGCATTTTTCTGAACAATACGCCAAGCGTACTGGAACCTACTTCTGTTCTGAACCTTCAGTTACCGCGGTGGTGATTGAAGGACTAGCCAAACATAAAGACGATCTAGGTGCGCCTTTATGTCCCTGTCGCCACTACGAAGATAAAGAAGCTGAGGTTCACGCCACATATTGGAACTGTCCCTGTGTACCAATGAGAGAACGCAAAGAGTGTCACTGCATGTTGTTCCTTACCCCTGACAACGAGTTTGCTGGAGACAAACAAGAAATTTCTCTTGAAACAATTAAAGAAGTGCGAGACAGCATGGGATGAGCGAAACCATGCCGCAAGAGTTTTGGCAAGGCATAGAACAATTCAATTCTGGTGAGTTTTACGCCTGCCATGACACTTTAGAGGCTCTATGGATTGAAGCCAGCGAACCAGAAAAAACCTTTTATCAAGGCATTCTGCAAATTGCTGTAGCACTTTATCATCTGGAAAATCGTAACTGGCGAGGTGCGGTAATTCTGCTGGGAGAAGGCAGCAATCGCCTGCGGCGTTACCCATCTAGTTACGGCGGTATTGATGTAGATGAGCTATTGAGTCAAAGCGTAGCATTGTTGAAGACATTGCAACAAATAGGAGCAGAAAAAATTAGCGCTGGCAATCTGGGTGAAAATGAAGCCCTATCTTTACCTAGAATTGTGCTAGTTAGCGATTAGTAAAATTTAAGCAAGTGAAGGGAGACAAGGAAGATAGCAATACTACTCGATTAAGAATATTTGTAGTATCACTTCTAAGATACAAGGTTGGGTTTACTGTGTGAAAACCCAATAACATAGCAATTAGGACTTACGCACTGTACAAAAGAATCATCTTGTGAATCAACATAAATACGTAGTTTCAGGTTTTTACTAATCATTTTTTGATGGTAAATAGACCTGCGCTGTAGGGGCACAGCATTGTTGTGCCCCTACGACAGATGTGGTTTTTCAAATGAATCATAGTTTGTCTTTCCTGTCAATGCGTAAGTCCTAGCAATTTACAGTTACATAAGGTAAAGCAATTTGTGGAGTAGTGCAGCTGTGCTACTCCACCTTGTACCTCACGAGAACGATAAATGCCATAACAAGGTTTTTCATCTGGGACTAATAAATTTAACGCTAACAAATGCCTACCCAAAATCAACGGCATCCCGCAATGATAGCAAGGTATTTCCGTTATATAACTAGAAGTGACAGACTCATCTGAACTAGAGTTTTGAGGATTATTACAAGTTGGAATATCTGCGTTTGTGATTATGGCAACTTATAACGATTCTTGCTCAGATAAAAAACATGACCATGCGATCGCTTATTCTCCATCGTCATCTACATCTAGCTTAACCCACGTGTACGCGTAGCCCAACCCAGGTATTGAATATAAAAAATAACATGTATTTTTTATCACTTTTATTTAAAGTATTTGCCTAGTATTTCCTGGGGCAATATAAAGATTACATAAAGCTCAGTATTTGTGTATACATTTATCGGCAGATAATGTGAAGAGTGTGCAAAGATGCGTATTTAAGTCATAGACATCTAAGTACAATATTAAATGTGTAGT
It encodes the following:
- a CDS encoding AAA family ATPase; the protein is MKPKPWELIGTAFYPYIEVPIESKITTIVGANESGKSHLLTAIEKAMSGKDIERSDFCRYSPFFTVKQNELKYPDFGSEWSSLSKLEDASIRKIIEIPESVIFDRFLIFRNNVNNLTIYLPEKGDYRPYRIGQKQAIELEKLLPRAFRIESSVALPSSVPIKKLVQLGQENYSGGRKFELLDREQRSKIVDALDVFSDNPELITKVRVLWGEKREEIDREAVETIKSIVLALDEVSFSNKEKEKREKEFNLAYKLICKIAKVDIKALLDLAKAIKDGMQGYANGIIEDINRQLAINLNFPTYWVQDRNFCLKVMARDYDLVFTITDRTGTEYSFNERSQGLRYFLSYYIEYRSHEPYPNQTEILLMDEPDAYLSSQAQQDLLKVFDLFASPEPSSHLTHPVQVVYVTHSPFLIDKNHSERIRVLQKGNEDEGTRVVKDFAQNRYEPLRSSIGPHIGETVFIGNCNLMVEGIGDQILIAGAATYLRANGVSSLETLDLNQITIVDSGGATQISYMVYLACGRHVEQIAVIVLLDSDQSGNDAKKQLLGKGGQHRRPLLKEKFILQLADLKEEFCLLTDNITAKIEIEDIISLPICIQATKLYLQEFLQVDETELLFLTEDLISGKIAGQTILDAIEETLKDFPEKDLKISKAGFARNIIRVVNEWSRKRDSLDERELDALKNFEHNFKILFKKLNVMQRSAQQRLTDERLSQKIERLKKNFIALHPISARREHGVILLDEIEGILESNIENEAIKEIEAIKNAIQNLRRDYKLDIDMSKTIHDYTGFQVGLERIKYAGLLASQEETPDEAQAENSAISEEVLEEVQTDKLIVDGEAKLINEQVPTVSKVETAEVSGNSASSSKRRKSNPR
- a CDS encoding BrnT family toxin, whose product is MKFEWDQQKNQANIAKHGLDFADTPRVFNLPLRISLDERQDYGKEYVTIQAGIGRGERDAPIT
- a CDS encoding Uma2 family endonuclease, whose amino-acid sequence is MPPLLDRTTDQRIVHYGTWEQFKFIQKGFDGSPGVRLFYYDDTIEILMPGREHEIFASIIGYLVTTFLVEKGIFFQPTRSMTQEKEGVVSVQADESYCIGSAKPIPDLSIEVVFTSGGISKLERYKALGVPEVWFWEDGQLTLYHLHDGSYERVDRSQLPGLNDLDLDLLRRYILIAETDAGEAIRAFRREI
- a CDS encoding DUF29 domain-containing protein, with amino-acid sequence MTITTNLKKLYETDENLWLEQTIELLKQKQFNQLDLENLIEELISLGKRDLAKAKSLLRQIIIHILLLQYWQVEYERNYRHWLGEIKTFRYDLNNHLTTNLMNKLQDDLENIYQSAVDFVQVKTDLTIFAEKCPYTLAQLLDDNYLS
- a CDS encoding DUF58 domain-containing protein, with protein sequence MKIIKPITNFLETRASAPAYGGWVLAATAICFFGAGINTMAGWLYAISGISFALLGVAAILPARSLTNLSITRRPIQPVSAGDELRVELEICNQTQQPVGLLQVEDILPFVLGKPVQKAIETIPSQGSYRWVYYHPTQRRGVYRWHTVELGSGAPLGLFWCRRQRDCAATAIVYPTVLPLATCPLVDEMGQEESKRSDSRGKPLQTATTGLVRSLRPYRVGDPTRLIHWRTSARYGELRVRELEVVTGGQEIVIALDSASNWQEEDFEQAVIAAASLYFYAQKQQLQVQLWTAATGLMKGERFVLETLAATATLEDASTVVPKSHPLIWLTQNSLSLSTLPQGSRWVLWQNITSPPEQQVINWEHPGIVLQSDRPLQPQLQKTIGHGA
- a CDS encoding ferredoxin thioredoxin reductase catalytic beta subunit; protein product: MITSEVNTKSSDKSLEAMRHFSEQYAKRTGTYFCSEPSVTAVVIEGLAKHKDDLGAPLCPCRHYEDKEAEVHATYWNCPCVPMRERKECHCMLFLTPDNEFAGDKQEISLETIKEVRDSMG
- a CDS encoding DUF309 domain-containing protein gives rise to the protein MSETMPQEFWQGIEQFNSGEFYACHDTLEALWIEASEPEKTFYQGILQIAVALYHLENRNWRGAVILLGEGSNRLRRYPSSYGGIDVDELLSQSVALLKTLQQIGAEKISAGNLGENEALSLPRIVLVSD